Within the Elusimicrobium sp. An273 genome, the region GGCGAAGTGGGCATTAAAGAAGCCAACCGCCATTTAGGAGAATTGCAGGAAGACATCCTGCTTTTTACATTGCCTTATGTATTTAAACCGTAACGTCATTCTTTTGGTAACGGGCCTTCTTTTCTTGGGCGGCTGTTCGGCCACCCAAACGGGCATTTTGGGCTTGGCCCCGGCGGGAGACCGCAAAGAATACGTCCAAGCGCGCGATTTGTATTCCGCCGGCAACTATCCCGAGGCCATTAGGCACCTGTCGGATTATATTTACAAAACCAAAAACGTCAAACGCCGCGAAGCGCGCGCCTACCGCCTGCTGGGGATGAGCTACGAACAGCTGGGGCAATTAAGCAAAGCGCTGGAAGTGTATTTGGAAGCGTTGGAATTTCACCCGTCCAATGTGCCGCTTTTATTGGCGGCAGCCAGCCTGTACCAGCGGACGGATTTAACCGACCGCTCCATTGAACTTTACGAACAAGTTTTAGCGTTAGAGCCCAATAATTTGGAAGCCCTCAGCGGGCAAGGCGCCAATTACAGCAAAATGGGGTTTTATTCCAAAGCCCGTTCGTTTTACGATAAATTTTTTGAGCTGAACCCGTCGGCCGCGCCCATCTACCGCGCCCGCTATGCCGAAACTTTCCTGCGCCAGCGCAATTATAAAGACGCATTCACCCACATCACCATGGCGCTTGCGGAAGATAATTCCTCGGCCGATTTTTGGCTGCTCAGCGCCAAAGCGGCCCGCGGCTTAGGCCGCCCTCAGGAAGCGCTGGCCAACCTGGAGGCCGCGCTGTTGCTGGCCCCCCAGCGCCGGGATTTGCTGGCCAACAAAGCCCTTTGGCTCTACGAAGCCGGCCGGTATGAGGCCTCCGCCCAAACGGCCCGCCAACTCCTCACGCAATACCCCGAAAATCAACTGGCCGTGCTCATTTTGGCCATGGATGCTTACTACCTAGGCGACAAAAAAGAAAGCCGCCGCCTGATGCAGCGGGCGTTTAAAGAAGATTCGGACTCGTTTACCGGCCAGGTAGCCGGGAAATTGCTTAAACAGCTGCGCTTTTAATGTAATTTTTCTCTAAAAAACCCCGTTCAAAAGAACGGGGTTTTTGTTAAGGTTTGGGAATAAACGGTTTGCGATCCGGTTTTTTATCATCGGGCATCAGTTCAATTTCATCCACCAGCAAAGAAGGCGTAATTAAAGAATAGTCTCTGGAATCGGGGTCGTAGGGATAAAAGACTTCTTCATCGGAGCCCGCCGCCAAAATATCCCGCAGCGACCGGGTGGTTTTATCTTCCACTTTGATGCCGAACACCGGTTCTTTGTGCCCGTCCTTGGTGTAAATGCGCTCGGCTAAATTTACCGAAGCCTCGCCGTCTTCCCAGCCGGGAAATTCTTTTAAGATATAGCAATACTCCAAATCCAGTTCGCGGCAGCGTTCCAAGAGCTTTTGTTCCATTTCCAGGGCAGAGAGCGGATGTTTAGGCTTTATCCACACATTGGAAAGCGCTTCCCGCGGCAAGGTATAGGCGGACATGCGCGCATGTCCATTGCTCTTGCGGCCTTGCTCCGTACTGCGGCGCGAAAGCGGCAGCTGCTGCAGCCGCCCGGCGGAAACAACCGTCAAATCCTGCGCTTTTACCCCTTCGTCATCCACCGGCATAAACCCCGCCAGCGGCAGGCCTTTATAGGTGCGCAGGGAAGGCTTGTCATACACCTCTACCACATTGCTCATAATCCGCATGCCTTGTTTGTTGCGAAAGGAACCGGCCGTCGCGTCGTTTTCGCTGGCCGAAGACAAAAGCGGCTCTATGTTGCGCAGATTGGCTACCAGCAATTCGTTCAAAAAGTCCGCCGCCGCGGCCGGCATCAGCAGTACCGGCCCCAAATACGGTTCCGGCTTTTGGGCCTTATATACGCCTTGCGCGTCCGCCAATAGCTGCCGGGTCGCGTCCATTAAAGCGTTCTCCTGCCACGAATGGTCGGCCGGCAAATAAATCTTGCGGGAAATTTTTTCTTTATACCCCTCCCGGTTGCGCAGGCTGGCGGAAAGAGTTACAAACGAGCCGGGCAGGGCATATTGGTAGAAGCCGCCGTTGCTGTTTAAATAGTACAAATCCCGTTGAATCAGGCACATCTGGGCGGAAAAATCTTCCAGATACGGGACGTCTTTTCCCTGGGCGGATAATTTTTCAACCAACCGGGCCATTTGCGCATGCGGCACGGCGGGAAAAGGCGAAATCTCCTCCGCAAACGACCCTTGCGGGGCGGAAGCAAAGTCGGGCTCGGTTTTGGAAATGTTCTTCTGTCGTTTGTACGCCTGTTTCTTTTCAAACCGATCCAACGCATTAACGTACCCGCTGTCCGTCAGTTTCCAAAACGCCCGGCGGATGCCCCAGTAGCTGTTGGGTACATCGTATGCTTTTTCGGGATCATACGAAGACGAAAGGGAGTTGACAAAGCCCATGCTGTCGCTTTTGGGCGTACCGGCCGAAAGCACCGCACCGGCCATCAGGCTCCAATAAGGCTGCGTGTCGTTTTCCGTCAATTTGCCAAGCGAGGCGGACGAACAAGCGTTAGACATATACCGCAGCCGATAGGCCAAATAATACGGTTTGGGGCTTCCCTTCACGCGCAGTTGGGAAAGGGAGCGCTTCATTTCATCCTGCATGGCGCGGAAATACATATTATCCGGCACGTCCGCCGCGGCGGCCGTGCAAAACCCGCCCCAGAAGAATACGAACAGAAAGACAAATTTTTTCATTTCTTTTTCCCCTTTTTCTCGGCCGAAGGCGGCACCAGCACCGGCGGCTTTAAATTGCTCTTGCCGGTTTTTTCAATTTCCAGCGATTCCAACAGCACGCTCGGAGCAATGGCCGACACCGGCACCCAGCCCGATTCCGCCCCGCAGGTGCCGTTGAACACGGCGTAATCATCCGCCGCCGCCAACACTTTATTAAAGCTGACCAGCGGCGTGCCCACCATATCCGCCCCGCGCACCAGTTCTTTGCGCCCGTCGGGATAGATGCGGTATACCAGTGTGGGCTGCAATTTAAACGCCTGTGGCGAATAGGTGCCCGTCTGCGTAAACCCGCCGGACAAGTCTTCAATAATAAATCCGTACGGCTTGCCCTGCCGCTTGATTTCGCTTAACAGCTGTTTTTCCAGTTGTTCATACGAAACCGTCTGCCGGGCCATAACGCGCGTATTGCCCATTCGGGCCACCGGGCGGTAGCCGGTGGAACGGCGGCCGTGCCCGTTGGACACGGAAAACCCTTTAATGGGGCTGCTGTGCATGAGGAAATTTTTTAATATCCCGTCCTGCACAATATAGACCGGCTGGGATTTGACCCCTTCATCATCGTATTCATAAAATCCGCGCAGGGGAATGCCGTTAAAATAAGCCAGGGTCGGGTCGTCCACGATCGTAAGCAAGGGCGAAACCACCGGCTGGCCCACTTTGTCGGTAAACGTTTTGCCGAAGGAGTCGTCTTTTTGGCGGTGGCCTTCCACCCGGTGCCCCAGCACTTCGTGCACAAAAACGGCCATGGCGCGGTTTTTTAAAATGGCCGGCGCCGTCATCGGCTCGGCCTCCGGGGCGCGGCTCAGCGCCTCCAGCTCCAAAATAGATTGTTTTACCGCCGCCAGGAAGGTTTCTTCATCGGGCAGTTCGCTTGCTTTCAGCACATCATAGCTTTGGCTGCGGTTTAACTGCAGGCCGTCGGCCGTTTTGCCGTACAGCTCATACCCCAGCCGGGCATACGCAAAGGGCGTTTTAAGGCGCGAGCCTACGGAATCCACAAAATACCGGTTGCCTTCCTGCGTGCTGAAATAAAAAGTGCTCTCCAACACAAAATCTTTCCCCTGCACCAGTTCAGACGCTTTCAGCAACAGCGCCCGCAGGCGCTCCCAGTCAAACGAAAGCGGCTCTTCTTCCCGGCAGTAGGTTGCTTCGGGCGGGAAAACGAAATCGTTGGAATCGTCGGTACGTTTGGAAGAATTGATACTGTCTATTTGTACGCGGCTGAAATCCTTTTGGGCTTGTTCCGCCGCCTGTTGGGTGGCGCGCCACACGGCGGTTTCAAACGCGCGGGGATCCCCCTGCCAATCCGGCAGTGTGGTGGCGGGGATATAAAAATTGTCATAATCCGATTTTAAGGTGCGGGTATTGTCCATTTTCGGGCTGCCGGCCCGGGCGGCAATTTGCAGCCGGCGGCTGGGGATTTCCCCCTCCCAAGACACTCCCCCTTCGGCCACTTCCAAACTGTTTTTGGTTTCCTCCGTATAGGTATAGGAAAGGTAGTAAATAGGCGGTTTTTGTTTTTTAAACGTTTTGATACCGCGCGCCAGCTCGGCCTCCAATAGCTGCACAGGCCGCTGGTCTTCTATATTGCACAGGGGCTGCGCCTGCAGGGAACACGCCAAAAATACCCCTAACATCATCAAAAAGAAATGTTTCATCCGTCCTCCTTCTTGTTTATTTTATCATAAAGCGGTTGGGAACTAAATGTAAAAAATGGTAAGATATACTAGGTTTTAATGCCGAGGTAGCTCAACTGGCAGAGCAACGGTTTTGTAAACCGTAGGTTGTGGGTTCGATTCCCATCCTCGGCTGGAATTTCCGCCCGCGGGCGGATTTTATTTGCCTGGCTGTATATCCCTACTTAAGGAGTAAGAATGGAACCTGTAACTACCACCGTGTCCGTCCTCATGTGGATCGCCTTTTGGGTCATCGTGCTGACGGCGTTATTTGTGGATTTGGCGGTGCTTAACAAACACCACGGAAAAGTAAATATGAAAGAAGCGGCCCTGATGGTGTGCGCCTGGGTGTCGCTGGCGTTGCTGTTTGGCGGCGCCATTTGGCTGGTGGAAGGCCCGCGCCACGCCTTGGAGTTCTATACGGGTTACGTGTTGGAATACTCTTTGTCCATTGATAACATGTTTGTGTTTATCATGATTTTCGGCTACTTTGCCATTCCGCACGAATTGCAGCCCAAAGCGCTTTTGTGGGGTATTTTGGGCGCGGTGGTGATGCGCTTTATCTTTATTTTCCTGGGCGTTAAGCTGATTTCCATGTTCTCGTGGACGATTTACGTCTTCGGCGCGCTGCTGATTTTTACCGCCGCCAAAATGCTTTTGCAAAAAGAAGACGAAAAATTTGACCCCAGCCAGGCCTTTGTGCTCAAGGCGCTTAAAAAAGTAATGCCGCTGAAAACCGATTATCACGGCGAAAACTTTTTTGTATTGGAAAACGCCAAACGCTACGCCACGCCGCTGTTTGCGGCGGTGCTGGTGATTGAAATGTCGGACTTGATCTTCGCGGTGGACTCTATCCCCGCCGTGCTTTCCATCACGCAAGACACCTTTTTGGTGTACTCGTCCAACATTTTTGCCATCATCGGGCTGCGCTCCCTGTACTTTTTGCTTTCCGGGATGGCGGGCAAATTTCCGTATCTCAAATACGGCATTTCCGTCATTTTGTTCTTCGTGGGCGTGAAAATGCTGATTTCGCACCATTTCAAAATTCCGGTGCTGGCGTCTTTGGGCGTGATTGTGGCCATTTTGGCTGTTTCCATTTTGGCAAGCAAGTTTTTCCCGCCCAAGCCCGCGCAAGACTAGACAGAACGGACTTTTATTTACTAGAATATAGTAACCAAATTTAATTCAGTTATAAGGAAGGAAACTATGGCGTATAAATGTGCAGTGTGCGGCAAAGCCCCGGTGTCCGGCGGCTCCTACAGCCACTCTAACTTAAGAACGAAAAGAAGCTTTAAACCGAACCTCCAGAAACAAAAAGTAGTCTTGGACGGCAAAACCCAGACTGCCTATGTGTGCACCGGCTGCATCAAGAGCGGTTTGGCAAAAAGACCTACCAAATAAGTCAGTTTTTTGGACAGAACAGCCCGTGCTTATTCCTTAGTGCGGGCTTTTTTATTAAAACACAAGGGGGATACTTTGCCCAAACGTTTTTTATTACTTTTTTTAAGCGGCCTGCTGGCTTTTTCGTACGCGCGCGCGGAGGAAACAGTCTCGCAAGAAGTAGACCCCAACGGCCCGTGGATGATTTGCGACGTAGCCGTCAGCGGGCTTAAAAACATCCGCAAAAAAACGGTTACCAAAGCCTCCCACTCCAAAAAAGGCGAGCTCTACGACCGCTTTACCATTTCCGAAGACATTCACGATATCTCCGCCCTGGGCAACTTTGACCAGGTGGAAATAGACATCTCCCGCATGCCCGGCACCCGCACCGAAAAAGACGGGCAGGAAGCCTATCCCTGCCACCGCATTACGTACCTGGTGCAGGAAAAACCCATTTTTGACCGCCTGACCTACGAAGGGCGCAAACACCTGGGCAAGGGCGCCATTACCCAGGCGATGACGCTGAAGCTTAAAGACCCGTTCAACGAAGCCAAGCTGGAAACCGATTTGGAACGCATCAAAGCCAAATACGCCGAAAAAGGCTACATCAACGCCAATGTAACCTACGAACTGACCCGGGACGAAAAACTGGGCGTGGTGTACGTAAAGCTGATTATTAACGAGGGCGAACGCGTCCGCGTGAGCGCGGTGAATTTTAACGGCGAAGCGCCCGAACTGCCGGTGGAAAAAATCATCAAAAAAGCCTCCAACCGTCCGGGCAAAGTGTTCAAGCCCCAAAACCTGCAAAAAGACTGGGTGAAAATGACGCTCTACGGCCGCAACAAAGGGTATTCCGAGTTTACCCTCTCGGCGCCGCAGGTGGAGATGAACGAGGCCAAAACCGAAGCCGCCATCACCTACGATCTGACCGAAGGCGAAAAAGTGAATTTCGGCAGCGTGTCTTTTGAAGGCAACAACGTATTTACGCAGGAAGAGTTGGACAAACAGGTCTTCTTCCGCGAAGGAAAACTGTACAACCAAAAAGATTTTGACGATACCATCGTTTCCATTCAGGAACAATACGCCAACAAAGGCTACCTGCAGGTGCGGGTAAACCCCGTCAAAAAAATTGAAAACGGCCGGCTGGACATTACGTTTGACATCTCGGAAGGGCATATTTTCTACATCGACAATATCGACGTTACCGGCTACGAAAAAACCAAAAAATACGTCTTTACGCGCGAGCTTTCCATTCATCCCGGCGATTTGTACGACAACGAAAAAATCCGCCGCAGCCAGACCAAAATTTTAAACTTGGGCTTTGTAAACGACGTGCAGATAGACCTCCAGCCCACGGCCGACCCGCAAAAAGTGGACTTGGGCTTTAACATCGTAGAAGGCCGCCCCGGCATGTTTACGGCCGGTTTGGCCATGAGCTCCATGGACGGCTTGTACGGCGAAGTTTCCATCAACCATATGAACCTGTTCGGGCGGGCACAGCGCCTGTCTTTGCGCACGTTGTTCGGGAAAGAAATTTTGGATTACACCGTCAGCTGGTCTACCCCGTGGATTTACGACAAACCCACCTCGCTGGGCATTGATTTGTTCAACACCCGCCGCTACCGTTCGTTCTACACCGAAAACCAGGCCTATACCGAAAAACGCCTGGGCGGACGCATCAAAGTAGGCCCGCGCTTTAACGACGACATTTACCAGCTTTCGTTCGGTTATTCGTTTGAAAACATTGACATTTACGACATAGACGCCCAATTCCTGCCGCCCAACGCCAACCCCGGCGACCCCAACTACCTGCAAAAAGGGGACACGAACATGTCCACCTTCAGCGTAGACTTCGCCATCGATACGCGCGACAACATCTGGGATCCCACCCGCGGCTGGCGCAACTCCCTAGGCTTGGCCTTAGCCGGCGGCCCGATCGGGGGCGACTTGGATTTGTGGTACTTAAACGCACGCTCCATTTTCAACCACACGGTGTGGAACGTGGGCGGAAACTACCCCATTGTGTTTGTCTTGTCCAACAAAATCGGCTCCGTGCAGGCGTACGGACGCACGGAAGAAGTGCCGCCGTATGAAAAGTTCTTCCTGGGCGGGGCGGACACGATCCGCGGGTACGAACGCGCGGGCGAAGTGGGGCCGCTTTACGGTGGGGATATGTACTACGTGATGAATGCGGAACTGCGCTTTCCGCTGGCGCGCGAAGGACGGCGCAACATGGCGCAGCTGGCGTTCTTCTTTGACTTGGGCAACTCGTGGAACAAGTTTGACGATTTGGAATTTTCGCTGGGCCCGGACGTAAACCAGTTTAAAGCCGGCGTAGGCGTAGGTCTGCGGTTTACCACGCCGTCCTTGCCGATCCGCATTGACTGGGGGTATGGCCTCAACCACAAGTCCAACGAAGACCGTTCCCATTTCTACTTCAACATCTCTAACATGATGTAGGAGGCGTATGAAGAAAGTTTGGCTGTTTTTACTGGCACTTGGTTTAAGCGCACCGCTGGCCGCGCAGGAAGCTTCGGCCGATAAGCTCTCGCCCGAAGAAGCGGCGGCCGTGGCGTCCATTTTGGCCAAAACAGCCGCCCAGCAGGCCCCCGAGGAAGACGATAAAATCGTCCTGCCCGAGGAAACAAAAAAACAGGCGTTTGACGAGGTCAACCCGCCCAAGCCCGCCGAAACGTCGGCCGCGGCCGAGGCGCAAACGCCCGCCCAGACGGAGCAAACGAACACCCCTGTTAGGCCGCTAGATCAGGAGGCCTCTTCCTCGCCATCCGATGCGACGGCCAACCCGCCGCAAACGCCGGGGGATCCGTCGGCCACGCAGGAACAGGAACCGCCCGCCAAGTGCTTGACGGTGGCGTATATTGATATAGACGAAGCGTTTAACGAGCACCCGCGCACGATTGCGGTAAAAGAGCAAATCCGGCTGAAGATTTTGTCAAAAGAAGA harbors:
- the rpmB gene encoding 50S ribosomal protein L28; protein product: MAYKCAVCGKAPVSGGSYSHSNLRTKRSFKPNLQKQKVVLDGKTQTAYVCTGCIKSGLAKRPTK
- a CDS encoding TerC family protein; the encoded protein is MEPVTTTVSVLMWIAFWVIVLTALFVDLAVLNKHHGKVNMKEAALMVCAWVSLALLFGGAIWLVEGPRHALEFYTGYVLEYSLSIDNMFVFIMIFGYFAIPHELQPKALLWGILGAVVMRFIFIFLGVKLISMFSWTIYVFGALLIFTAAKMLLQKEDEKFDPSQAFVLKALKKVMPLKTDYHGENFFVLENAKRYATPLFAAVLVIEMSDLIFAVDSIPAVLSITQDTFLVYSSNIFAIIGLRSLYFLLSGMAGKFPYLKYGISVILFFVGVKMLISHHFKIPVLASLGVIVAILAVSILASKFFPPKPAQD
- a CDS encoding tetratricopeptide repeat protein, producing the protein MYLNRNVILLVTGLLFLGGCSATQTGILGLAPAGDRKEYVQARDLYSAGNYPEAIRHLSDYIYKTKNVKRREARAYRLLGMSYEQLGQLSKALEVYLEALEFHPSNVPLLLAAASLYQRTDLTDRSIELYEQVLALEPNNLEALSGQGANYSKMGFYSKARSFYDKFFELNPSAAPIYRARYAETFLRQRNYKDAFTHITMALAEDNSSADFWLLSAKAARGLGRPQEALANLEAALLLAPQRRDLLANKALWLYEAGRYEASAQTARQLLTQYPENQLAVLILAMDAYYLGDKKESRRLMQRAFKEDSDSFTGQVAGKLLKQLRF
- a CDS encoding TldD/PmbA family protein produces the protein MKHFFLMMLGVFLACSLQAQPLCNIEDQRPVQLLEAELARGIKTFKKQKPPIYYLSYTYTEETKNSLEVAEGGVSWEGEIPSRRLQIAARAGSPKMDNTRTLKSDYDNFYIPATTLPDWQGDPRAFETAVWRATQQAAEQAQKDFSRVQIDSINSSKRTDDSNDFVFPPEATYCREEEPLSFDWERLRALLLKASELVQGKDFVLESTFYFSTQEGNRYFVDSVGSRLKTPFAYARLGYELYGKTADGLQLNRSQSYDVLKASELPDEETFLAAVKQSILELEALSRAPEAEPMTAPAILKNRAMAVFVHEVLGHRVEGHRQKDDSFGKTFTDKVGQPVVSPLLTIVDDPTLAYFNGIPLRGFYEYDDEGVKSQPVYIVQDGILKNFLMHSSPIKGFSVSNGHGRRSTGYRPVARMGNTRVMARQTVSYEQLEKQLLSEIKRQGKPYGFIIEDLSGGFTQTGTYSPQAFKLQPTLVYRIYPDGRKELVRGADMVGTPLVSFNKVLAAADDYAVFNGTCGAESGWVPVSAIAPSVLLESLEIEKTGKSNLKPPVLVPPSAEKKGKKK
- the bamA gene encoding outer membrane protein assembly factor BamA; this translates as MPKRFLLLFLSGLLAFSYARAEETVSQEVDPNGPWMICDVAVSGLKNIRKKTVTKASHSKKGELYDRFTISEDIHDISALGNFDQVEIDISRMPGTRTEKDGQEAYPCHRITYLVQEKPIFDRLTYEGRKHLGKGAITQAMTLKLKDPFNEAKLETDLERIKAKYAEKGYINANVTYELTRDEKLGVVYVKLIINEGERVRVSAVNFNGEAPELPVEKIIKKASNRPGKVFKPQNLQKDWVKMTLYGRNKGYSEFTLSAPQVEMNEAKTEAAITYDLTEGEKVNFGSVSFEGNNVFTQEELDKQVFFREGKLYNQKDFDDTIVSIQEQYANKGYLQVRVNPVKKIENGRLDITFDISEGHIFYIDNIDVTGYEKTKKYVFTRELSIHPGDLYDNEKIRRSQTKILNLGFVNDVQIDLQPTADPQKVDLGFNIVEGRPGMFTAGLAMSSMDGLYGEVSINHMNLFGRAQRLSLRTLFGKEILDYTVSWSTPWIYDKPTSLGIDLFNTRRYRSFYTENQAYTEKRLGGRIKVGPRFNDDIYQLSFGYSFENIDIYDIDAQFLPPNANPGDPNYLQKGDTNMSTFSVDFAIDTRDNIWDPTRGWRNSLGLALAGGPIGGDLDLWYLNARSIFNHTVWNVGGNYPIVFVLSNKIGSVQAYGRTEEVPPYEKFFLGGADTIRGYERAGEVGPLYGGDMYYVMNAELRFPLAREGRRNMAQLAFFFDLGNSWNKFDDLEFSLGPDVNQFKAGVGVGLRFTTPSLPIRIDWGYGLNHKSNEDRSHFYFNISNMM
- a CDS encoding metallopeptidase TldD-related protein — protein: MKKFVFLFVFFWGGFCTAAAADVPDNMYFRAMQDEMKRSLSQLRVKGSPKPYYLAYRLRYMSNACSSASLGKLTENDTQPYWSLMAGAVLSAGTPKSDSMGFVNSLSSSYDPEKAYDVPNSYWGIRRAFWKLTDSGYVNALDRFEKKQAYKRQKNISKTEPDFASAPQGSFAEEISPFPAVPHAQMARLVEKLSAQGKDVPYLEDFSAQMCLIQRDLYYLNSNGGFYQYALPGSFVTLSASLRNREGYKEKISRKIYLPADHSWQENALMDATRQLLADAQGVYKAQKPEPYLGPVLLMPAAAADFLNELLVANLRNIEPLLSSASENDATAGSFRNKQGMRIMSNVVEVYDKPSLRTYKGLPLAGFMPVDDEGVKAQDLTVVSAGRLQQLPLSRRSTEQGRKSNGHARMSAYTLPREALSNVWIKPKHPLSALEMEQKLLERCRELDLEYCYILKEFPGWEDGEASVNLAERIYTKDGHKEPVFGIKVEDKTTRSLRDILAAGSDEEVFYPYDPDSRDYSLITPSLLVDEIELMPDDKKPDRKPFIPKP